Proteins from one Mesotoga infera genomic window:
- a CDS encoding carbohydrate kinase family protein: protein MKLDRVIVVGNVNVDIIAGSIDRWPAWGTEVGVDSIEVRIGGQAANSAVVLSRLGFPVEIVTVAGDDFIGKGFKARFTELGIDVSDFELLKGRTPFSIAITHSSNERSFFSNESVMRSLDVDFVADRLRETKGAHILFCGINVLRGLHEDKLRSLMDVLKEDNTLYLDTGWPTNGWEYFRPKVSNLLSSVDWFLPNEAEFLSLMQLEYLEEAVQIYKSDYTSRALIKMGSRGSMLMGKDQCEFHHAEKTGDIVDTIGAGDAFNAGFISGLAGNGRIDIATAHAVAKDWIEGKYRTYITF from the coding sequence ATGAAATTGGATAGAGTGATTGTTGTGGGAAACGTGAATGTCGATATCATAGCCGGATCGATCGACAGGTGGCCCGCCTGGGGTACTGAAGTTGGAGTGGATTCCATAGAGGTTAGAATAGGTGGACAGGCTGCAAACTCGGCCGTGGTGCTTTCTAGACTCGGTTTCCCGGTGGAAATCGTCACGGTAGCCGGCGATGATTTCATCGGTAAAGGTTTTAAGGCAAGGTTCACCGAACTGGGCATCGATGTGTCTGATTTCGAGCTGCTGAAGGGCAGGACTCCCTTTTCCATAGCCATAACTCACAGCAGTAACGAAAGAAGCTTTTTCAGCAACGAGAGCGTCATGAGATCCCTCGACGTCGATTTTGTGGCAGACAGGCTGCGAGAAACAAAGGGCGCCCACATTCTTTTTTGCGGGATCAATGTGCTCAGAGGCTTGCATGAAGATAAATTGAGATCGCTTATGGATGTACTTAAAGAAGACAACACCCTGTACCTCGATACGGGCTGGCCGACGAACGGCTGGGAATATTTCAGACCGAAGGTTAGCAACCTGCTCAGTTCCGTCGACTGGTTCCTGCCAAATGAAGCCGAATTCCTGTCTCTCATGCAATTGGAGTATCTGGAAGAGGCCGTTCAAATTTACAAGAGTGACTACACGAGCAGGGCTCTCATAAAAATGGGTTCCAGGGGTTCGATGCTGATGGGCAAGGATCAATGCGAATTTCACCACGCGGAGAAAACCGGTGATATCGTCGATACGATTGGCGCGGGAGATGCCTTCAACGCCGGATTCATTTCCGGCCTGGCCGGTAATGGAAGAATAGACATTGCCACCGCTCACGCGGTCGCAAAAGACTGGATAGAAGGCAAGTACAGAACGTATATTACCTTCTGA
- a CDS encoding DUF6512 family protein: MGSDCLKRWEFAGFFFIFFSGALLHFAYELSGENVFVGALTPVNESVWEHLKLVFLTGVILFFLEIGFCKGISGSSLLTGKTLGIYIMCGTILGGFYLYTLFVHHNLIIDLLLMAFAIYLGQTVSFKIAATGKTTVATAVVAAIFLLALGAIFVVFTFRPPQLEPFRDSLTGRYGIG; encoded by the coding sequence TTGGGTAGCGATTGCCTGAAGCGATGGGAATTTGCGGGTTTCTTTTTCATTTTTTTCTCGGGTGCACTGCTCCACTTCGCGTATGAACTGAGCGGAGAGAATGTTTTCGTTGGAGCACTTACTCCGGTGAACGAGAGCGTCTGGGAGCATCTTAAGCTCGTTTTTCTAACGGGCGTCATCCTCTTTTTTCTGGAAATCGGATTCTGTAAAGGCATTTCCGGAAGCTCCTTGCTGACCGGTAAAACGCTGGGCATTTACATAATGTGCGGCACTATCCTGGGCGGCTTTTACCTTTATACGCTATTCGTCCACCACAACCTGATTATAGATCTCCTACTGATGGCCTTCGCCATCTATCTGGGACAGACAGTCTCCTTCAAAATAGCCGCAACCGGAAAGACAACTGTGGCGACTGCCGTTGTGGCCGCCATTTTTTTGCTAGCCCTTGGGGCGATCTTTGTAGTTTTCACGTTTCGGCCACCTCAACTGGAGCCGTTCAGAGATTCCCTTACTGGTAGATACGGAATTGGATAA